GCGTGGACGCCAGATAGAGCAGGACGGCCTTTTCCTTCGCTGTCTACTCAGACTAACTCAAAGCTTTGAACAACTCTCCAAACCGCCGCAAGAAACTTGCTGAGAACTGGCAGGCGGTGAACATTCTGCCCCGAATACCGTGTTAATTCCTGGCAACCGGCCGTGGTGAACCCGCGCCGGTTGCTTTTATTTGCTATTCGCCGCATCAAAGGCCGTTTCGGCGGCCTGTCTGCTTCATGACCAACAAAGAAATCAAAGCCCTTATCTCCCTGCTCGACGACCCCGAAGTTGCCCCGCAGATTCAGGAGAGGATTCAAACCCTGGGCGAGAGTATCATTCCGTTTCTGGAAGAATCGTGGGAGGAAACGCTGGACCCCCAGCAGCAGCAGCGCCTCGAAGACCTGATTCATCACCTGCAATTCGAGGGCCTGCAGCAGCGCCTGCGCGTGTGGCGCGACTCGGGCGGCGAAAACCTGCTGGAAGGCATGTGGCTGCTCAACTCCTACCAGTACCCCGACGCCGACTTGCAGAGCCTCAACCGCGCCATCGAGCAGCTGCGCTTCGAGGCCTGGACCCTGCTCCAGCCCGCCATGCACCCCGCCGACCAGGTGCAGGCCCTCAACCATGTGCTGTTCCGGACCCACAAGTTCGCGGCCAACACTCAGAACTTTCACTCGCCGGCCAACTCCATGCTGCACCGGGTACTAGAAACCCGCCGCGGCAACCCATTGACCCTGTGCGTAATCTATCTGCTGGTAGCTCAGCGCCTGGGCTTGCCGGTGTTTGGCGTGAACCTGCCCAATCTGTTCGTGCTGACCTACCGCTCCGAAAACCGGCAGGTGGAACCGTTCTACATCAACTGCTACAACCGGGGGCTGATTTTGTCGCGCACCGATATTGAGCACTACATTGCCCAGCTCAATCTCACCCCCAACGACATGTTCTACGAGCCCTGCTCCCACATCGACATTGTGCGCCGGGCCCTACGCAACCTGCAACTCAGCTTCGAGAAGCTGCAAGAACCCGCCAAAGCCGCCGAAGTAGCCATTCTGCTCAACATCCTCACCGACGAAGCCGGCCCCACCACGGACGGCCCTGATGAACAGTAGCCTCACCCCCCGGCCCCCTCTCCCGCGGAGAGGGGGAGCCTGACGCCAGGTCGTTCTACGCCGCCCTGTCGGCTACCGCCTCCAAGACGGCTACCAATATGAACGTTCCGGCCGCGTAGCGGCCAGTAGGTTTGTAGAGTAGATAGAGATAGATGGGGAAGAACAGCATGGCGCCGCGTAGCGGTGCAAGAAACGTTTAGGCGCCTCTTGCACCGCTACGCGGCGCCATGCTGTTCTTCCCCATCTATCTCTATCTACTCTACAAACCTGCTGGCCGCTATGCGGCTGCTGTTCGGTGCCGTCCTCAGTGGTAGCCGTTCTGGAGGCGGTAGCCGACAGGGCGGCGTAGAACGACCTGGCGTCAGGCTCCCCCTCTCCGCGGGAGAGGGGGCCGGGGGGTGAGGCCTACCGCTTAATCAAACAGCCAGCGGCGCGTTTGTCGGGGACGCCGACGGGGCGGCCGGCCAGCAGGTTGTCGAGGGCTTGTTGCACGTAGCGCTCCTTGACGTAGCCTTCCACCTGGGCGTTATCGTCGATGGCGCCTTTGTAGCGCACGGCAAATCCGCTGCCGACAGGTTGAAGCACTACTACTTCGGGGGTTTTAGTGGCGCCCAGCAGAGTGCTCACTTTCTGGCCTTCGTCGGTGAGCAGGGGCAGGTCGGCGCCGCCGGTGGTTTTGATTTTCAGCTTCTCAGCTTCGCCAGCATCGGCGCTGTCTTCCAGATTAATAGGAGCGTTGACGAACAGAAACTGCACGCCTTGGGCGCCGTAGGTGGTAGCCAGCGAGGTAAGGCGATTCTGGTAAAGCTTGGAAAACGCGCAGGTCGGGTTCACGAATACCACCACCACGGCCTTGCTGCCGGCGTAGCTTCGCAGGGCCACCTCGGCATTGGTGTCATTTTTCAGGCTGAAATCCGGAACCGAGCGGCTGCCCTGGGCCCGAACTGCTCCGGCAGCAACGGTACAGAGCAGCAAGGCCGCGGCGGCAATCAGCGTTATTTTTCGACGAGACATGGCAGAAGGGGAAGGGTAGAAGAGGGCTGGAGCCGAGCGGCACGCTCAGGCGCAACTCGCCTCGGCTAAGGCGTAAGTTAGGACGTAGCCCGGACTTGGTTGCAAGTAGTGGACCGGGTGTTGGCTGCGGGAGTTTTCGAGGAGCAGGTGTCCCGTCAACACACCGGCCTCCCGCAGCCTAAACGGATTGAGCAACAGCTGCTCTTTGAACACCAGGCCCCGGCGACTGTGCAGCTTGTACAAGGTTTCTTTGGCACTCCAGTACAAGCTGTGCTTCACAAGGTCGTCGCCGGCATCGGCCCGCTCCGCTTCCGACAGAAACCGCGGGGCCAACTGTTTGGCTTTGGGCCGCACTAGTTCAATATCTATGCCAACGCCCCCTCGGGTGCAAACTAGTCCCGCCACCCACTCCCCGGAGTGCGACAACGAAACCCCGTAGCCGGGCACTTCGGCAAAGAAGGGCCGGCCGTGGGCATCGGCGTGCAGCAGGGCCGGAGTGTCGTTCAGCTCCCGCAGCAGCTGCCGGGCCAGCACGCGCCCGGCCAGCCACTGCCGGCCCCGGTCGGCGTCGCGCCCCGCCGGCCAGCGGGCCAGGTAGTGCGGCCAGGAGCTTTCGGGCAGCCACTGCCACAGCTCCTCAGCCGATTCCGTCAGCTGCCACAGCCCCAGCACCGCCGTAGCAGAAGCGGGAGAAAGGGAATGCAAAGGCATAGGGCAAAGGTAGGTTGTTAGGGACTTAGGGTCTTGGGGGCTTAGGGTCTTGGGGGCTTAGGGTCTTAGTTGACGTGCAATCAAAGCTGACCTCCTGAGCCTGCGAACCGAAGGAAGGCGAAGCCAAGGACTTAATGACCACTGAACGGCTAACAGCAGCACATTAGTTGAAACAACGATTCGTCCAGCTGTCAGAAGGGCCTCCGGCTACGGCATCAGGATGATAGTTATAGTCGAACAAAACTAAGACCCTAAGCCCCCAAGACCCTAACAACCTACCTTTGCCCTATGCCTTTTCTGCACCGTCCCCAGGTTCATAAGCTTGCTGCTCTGACCGGCCACCGCGACTGTGTGTATGCGCTGGCGGGTATGCCGGGGGCGGGTGCCTTTTACTCGGCGGGGGCCGATGGCCTGGTGGCAGCGTGGAGCACCAATGAGCCGGAGCGCGACGGGGAACTGGTGGCTAAAGTCGACAACTCGGTGTACGCCCTGCTGCACCTGCCCGCGGCCGGCCTGCTGGTGCTGGGCCACAACTTTCAGGGCGTGCAGGCTATTGACTTAGAAGCCCGAAAGCTGGCCTACGCCACGGCTTTGCCACCCGTTCCCATCTTTGACCTTGTAGCAGATATAGCCCGGCAGCGCCTGTACGCGGCCCTCGGCGACGGTACGCTGGCGGTGCTGCGCCTGGCTGATTTTCAGGTGGAAACCTTGCTACGCTTGTCCGACAAAAGCCTGCGCTGCCTGGCCCTGCACGAAACCCGCGGCGAGCTGGCCGTGGGCGGCTCCGACTGGCGCGTGCGCATCCTCGACGCCGACACACTCACGGTAAAGCACGTGGTGGAGGGCGCCACCAACTCGGTATTCACGGCCGCTTACTCGCCCGACGGCCACTACCTGCTCACGGCCGGGCGCGACGCCCACCTGCGCGCCTGGGACGTGGAGGCCGGCTACCAGGAGCACCGCACGCTGGTGGCACACATGTTTACCATCAACCACCTGGCCTTCTCGCCCGATGGCAGCCTGCTGGCTACGTGTAGCATGGACAAAAGCATTAAGCTCTGGGATGCGGCTACGCTGGACCTGCTGCGGGTGGTAGACCGGGCCCGCCACGCCGGCCACGGCACCTCGGTAAACAAGTTATTTTGGCCGGCCCAGCAGAATCGGCTAGTTTCGTGTAGCGACGACCGAACCCTGGCCGTGTGGCAGCTGAGTGCCGAGTAGGAGCTGAAGTGCGAGGCCCGCGGCCAACATCAGCGCCGCCCTGCTCCGTTGTACTACCGTTCTGCTGCTTGTGCCCGCCCAGGGCGCGTCGTACGCCCGCTTCTTTACCCCAGTGCCATGAAAATTACCGCCCTCGATATCCGGCAGAAAACCTTCGAAAAAGCCTTTCGAGGATTAGATAAAGACGAAGTGCAGGCCTTCCTGCTTACTCTCTCTCAGCAGTGGGAGCGGATGGGCGACGAAAACCGGGAGCTGCGCCTCAAGCTCGACCACGCCACCCAGGAAGTAAGCAAGATGCGCGAGGTGGAAACCAGCCTCTACCGCACCCTGAAAACCGCCGAAGACACCGGCAACAGCATCACCGAGCAGGCCCAGCGCGACGCCCAGCTGCGCATCCGCGAAGCCCAGCTCCAGGCCGAGCAGCTCCTGGCCGACGCCCGCCAGAAAGCCCGCTCCGTAGTGGAAGAAGCCTACCAGCAGGCCGAGCGCACCGTGGCCGACATGCAGAAAGAGGTGAACGGCCTGGGCCAGGAGTGCCAGCGCCTCGAAAACGTGCTCGACGGCCTCGTGCGCGACCTGCACCACCTGGCCGCCGACGCCCTGGAAAAAGTGGAAAAGGCCCGCGCCCGCCCCAAAGCCAGCACGGCGGCCATCCTTTCGCGGGCAGCCAGCGTAAAGGTAAACCGGACCGATGCTCGGGACGATTCACCTAAAACTGCCGCTTCCATGCACGTTCATACGCCTGCTTCCGCCTCGGCTGCTGCTGTAGCTTCGGCTCCTGTTGCCTCGCCTTCCTCTTTCGCGCCCCGCGAAGCCGCCCCAGAGCGGACCGCCGCTGCCAGCCTGGCGCCGCAGCCCACCGGTTACAACCCCAAGCCTGGCCAGCAGCCCGATCCGGGCGCCCCGGCCCGCACCACTGGTCCGGAGATTGAGCGGCCCGGTGGCCCGGCCGAGAATCCGGGCATTTCTCCCGCCCCGCACGTCGATCCAGTGGCTCCCACGCACGTGCCCGACCCCACCGGACCCCGCATCGAGCCCACCGCTCCCGATATTCAGCCCATCGGCCCCGGCCACCCCGAAATCACCCAGCCCTCGCCGGCCACTCATCCGGGGTTGTCGGCCGCCAGCCTGGGCGAGAAGTCGTTTTTCGACGAGATATAAACCCTGAAAAAAGTAGCTCACACTGTACCCGCATCGGCCAGCGTTTTGGCTGGTGCGGGTATGTTTTTTAGAGCTGGAAAGTGGTGAGCGGCGCGGTTCTGGAAAAGACCTAGTAGGTTGCGGCCTCATTTGACGCTACACCGCATGGGCCAGATTGCGCTGGAAGGAATGGAGTTTTTCGCGTTCCACGGCTATTACGACGAGGAGCAGAAAATCGGCAATAAATACGGCGTCGACCTCTACATCGACACCGACCTGCACGCGGCGGCTGCCTCCGACCAGCTGCGCGAAACCGTGAACTACGAGGTGCTGTACCGCGTGGTGGCCGAAGAAATGCGCGCCCCGGCCCGCCTGCTAGAGCACCTCGGCCACCGCGTCATGGACCGGGTGCTGGAGGAGTTTCCCTATATCCAGGGCGTGCAGGTCATCGTGTCGAAGTTCAACCCCCCGCTGGGCGGCATCTGCCAGCGTGCCCGCGTCACGCTTGCGCGGCGGCGCTAACTGTATCCTACTACTTCTACTTCAGGATTGAAATGAGGCGCCGGTAAGTATAGCACCCTGCTAGCCGGTTCAGTCTGCCCAACGACACCGCTTTGTAGCTACTGGTGTGCCTGATTAGCGGGAGCTTGCCTATCATTGTGCGTAGCATCGGACTATAGATGTGCAGCTATTTAGTTACCGTGCTGTCTATATTGTAAGTTGAAAGACAGCAACTTACTCAACCGTTTTAATATCATACGAAATAAATCGTAGATATTCCTTGCTTCTACGAATCAGTTCGTATATGTTTGATATACGAACTGATTCGTAGGGTTTGGCTGGACGCTTCTCGACCGGGGAGAAGCGGTGCAGCAGCCACGGCGGTTCGGGGACTCACTGTACTTTTTCGTTTTTTCTATGAGTAAACCGTCCATTCCTAAGCCTACCGATTCGGAGCTGGAGATTTTGCAGGTGCTGTGGCAGCACGGCCCCAGCACGGTCCGGTTCGTGAACGACGAGCTGAGCCGCCGCCGCGACGTGGGCTACACCACCACGCTCAAGCTCTTACAGCTCATGCTGGAGAAAGGCCTCGTGCTACGGGCCGAGGACAGCAAAACCCACGTGTACCGCGCCGCCGTGCGCGAGGAAGAAACCCAAGGGCTGCTGCTCGACCGGTTTGTGGAGTCCACGTTTGGGGGCTCGGCCATGAAGCTGGTCATGCAGGCCCTGGGCAACCGCCGCACTTCCCGCGAGGAACTGGCCCAAATCCGGCGCCTGCTCAATGACATCGAGATTAAAAACGATTCAACTCCACCCTCAACCCCCGACGCTCCATGAACTGGCTTGAACACGTATTGCCGCCGGCCCTGGTGCGGGCCCTGGGCTGGACCCTGGTTCACTCGCTCTGGCAGGGCGCCGTGGTAGCCCTGGCCCTGGCCGGGCTGCTGCTGGTGCTGCGCCGCCACCGCGCTACGGTGCGCTACACGGCTTCGGCGGTGGCGCTGGTACTGCTGCTGGGACTGGCCGCCGCCACCTTCGCGCGGTACTACCTGGCGCATCCCACCCCCGATACGTCCGACCAGGCCATGGCCGGATTTCTGGTGGGCGACGAAGCCGCCGTGCGCGCCGATGGCATTGTGCCGGTGGCTATGACCGAAGCTGCGGTGGCGGAGCTCAATGCCGAAGCAGTACTAACCGTTGACCCCGAGCCAACCGGCCTACGCAGCTGGCTGGCCTACTTCGACAACAACCTGCCGGTGCTGGTGGCGGCCTGGCTGCTGGGTTTGCTGGCCATGACCCTGCGCCTGCTGGGCGGCCTGGCCTACGTGCAGCGCCTGCGCCGCTACCGGGTGCAGCCCCTGGCCGCCGAGTGGCAGGAGCGCCTGGCGGTACTGGCCGACCGGGCAGGCCTGAAGCAGCCCGTGGAGCTGCTGGAATCGGCGCTGGTGCGGGTGCCGGTAGTGGTGGGCTACCTGCGGCCGGTGGTGCTGCTGCCCCTGGGCACGGTGTCGGGGCTGAGCACGGCCTATCTGGAAGCTATTCTGGCCCACGAGCTGGCCCACGTGCAACGCCGCGACTACGTTCTGAACCTGGTGCAGTCGGTAGCTGAGACGCTGTTTTTCTACCACCCCGCCGTGTGGTTTATCACGGCCTGCCTGCGCACCGAGCGCGAAAACTGCTGCGACGACATAGCTACCAGCCTGGTGGGCGGCAACCCGCTCACCGTGGCCCGCGCCCTGGCTGCCCTGGCCGAGCTGAGCGCCGCGCCCGAGACGCCGACCCAGCTGGCGCTGTCGGCGCTGGGGCCCGACGGCTCGGTGCTGGGCCGCATCCGGCGGCTGGTGCAGGGCCGCACGGCCCCCACGTTTTCGGAAGGCGTGCTGGCGGCTTGCGTAGTGCTGGGCGGGCTGGTGCTGCTGACCTCGGCCGTGGCCCTGGCCGACCCGCGCCCCGCTTCGCCCGAGGCTTCCACCGACGAGGGTACCCTGGCCCGCCTGCCCTTCCTGGAAACTCAGTCCGCCGCCGACACCACCAAGCGCAACACCACGGCCGCTCCCGCGGCTCCGGCGCCCCTCATGCCCAAAACGCCGGCCGTGGTGGAGTCGGATGCGGCCGTGCGAGTGCAAACCGACGACGACGGCCCGCGCCGGAACAAGCGCAACGCTTCTGCCCAGCAGCCGATGATTATCGTCAACCCCGGCACCCACCGGGGCGGGGCGGGTACCGTAGTCATCGAGAAAGACAAAAAAGGCCGCGTAACCAATCTGACGGTGAATGGCCAGCCAGTGGAAGCCGCCAGCAGCCGGAAAAAAGGCAAGGGCGGCAGCCGGGTCGAAGTGGTGCAGGTGCCCGACTACCGCGGCGGCTGGGCCAACGACTTCTCCAGCTTCGACTTCCACTTCAACCCGGACGTTGCGCAGGAATTCAACTTCCGGGGCTCGGGGATAGACAAGGCGGAAGTAGCACGTATGCGGGAGCAGGTGCGGAAAAGCATGGCCGATGCTCGGCTGCGCATGAAAGAAAACGCCCTGCGCTTCCGGAAAGGCAACGGGCAAACTTGGTCCCTGAGCTCCCTCGAGACTGACGTGCAGCGAAAAGCACTGGTGGAAGCCGAACGCGCCCTGCAAAACACGCTCAAAGACGAAAACCTGAGCGAAGAGGCGCGTGAGCAAATACAGGAGCAACTAGAGGAGCTGCGCGAGGAGAGAAGTGAGTTGCGGGAACGGTTTCGGGAAGACCTGGAGGAGCAGGTACGGGAGGCAGAAGAGGAGCTGCATGACCAGCAGACGCGCCGCCACGACGAAGAGATGCAGGAACACGCCCGGCAAATGCAGCGCCACGCCGAAGACATGCGCCGCCTGGAAAACGAAGGCCACCACGAAGACGATGATGCCACGGCCGTGCTTACCCGGCAGCTGCGCCAGGATGGGCTGATTACGGATGAGGAAAACTTTCAGTTCAGCCTCAGCCCCGTGCAAATGACCGTCAACGGCAAAAAGCAGCCCACTGCCACCCGCGACAAATACCTGCGTCTGTGGGAAAGCAAGTCGGGAAGCAAGCTGACCAAGGGCTCCATCAACATCAACCGTCAGTCGTCGGGCCGCCGTACGGGCTCGATGCCCGCCCCGCTGCGGCCCCTGCGCCCGGCCCGGCCCGCCAGACCCGCCCGGCCCAGTATAGTCCCGGCTCCGCCGGCCTCGCCCGCGCCACCGGCTCCCGTTGCCCCCCCGGCTCCGCCCGCGCCGCCGCGCATGGACACCGACGAAATTAGGGAGCAGCTGCGCAAAGACGGGCTGGTTGGAGCCTCGGACAAAAGCTTTCAGTTTCAGCTAAACGATGATGGGCTGGTTGTGAACGGCCAAAAGCAGCCGGCTGCCCTGGCCGACAAGTACCGGCGCCTGTTGGATGCCCCGGATGCCAAAGGCAGCCGCCGCAGCCGCAACATTCAGATTTCAGTAAGCGAATAGGCGACATGGCCCGGCCGCTGCCACCGCGGCGGCCGGGTTTTTGTAGCGGCGCCCGGCCCCACGAGGCAACGGTGGGTACCCCACCTGCATCTTTGGCGCAACCTACCCTGCTGCACGCCGCCGGGGACGCTGGCTTGCAGTCGGATTATGACCTTTTGCACTATTTTCTCTTTAAATTATTCTACGATTTGAATCACTTCTCCTCTAGTTGTTTTGCGCCGATGCGTACCGTGTTGTGTATGATGGGCTGGCTGTGGCTGGCCGGTGCCGGGTTGGCCCACGGCCAAACAGCTCCGGCAGCCGCCAAGCCCGCGGCGCCCACCCTGGCTCCCAAGCGGCAGCTGCAAGCCGTGCGCACGGCCACGGCCCCTAAGATTGACGGGCAGCTCGACGAAGCCGTGTGGCAGACGGCCCCGGTGGCTGACCACTTCATTGAGCAGCAGCCCACGCCCGGCCGCCCCGAAAAGCACCCCACCGAAGTGCGCGTGCTCTACGACGACGAAAACCTCTACATCGGGGCCCGGATGCAGGACGTCAGCCAGGACTCGATTCTGCGGGAGCTGAGCCAGCGCGACGACATCGGCAACTCCGACTGGTTTGGGGTGTTTCTGGACACCTACCACGACCGGCTAAACGGATACGGCTTTATCGTGACGCCGGGCGGCGTGCAGGTGGACTCGCGCTACTCGCCGGCCGCCGGCGAGGACGGGGCCTGGAACGCAGTGTGGGAGTCGCGCACACAGGTGAACGAGCGGGAGTGGGTGGCCGAGCTGCGCATTCCGTACTCGGCCATTCGGTTTGCCAAGGCGCCTGAGCAGCTTTGGGGAGTAAACTTCGGGCGGCAGCGCCGCAGCACCCGCCAATCGTTTTGGTGGAACGAGGTGAAGCCCGAGGTAGATGGCTTTGTGAACCAGTGGGGCGAGCTGCAGGGGCTGCAAAACCTGGTGCCGCCCCTGCGCCTCTCGCTCACGCCCTACGTGGGGTACTACCTCAACCACTACCCCTACAATCAGCCCGACCAGCGCAACACCAGCACCAGCATCACGGGCGGCGCCGATGTGAAGTGGGGCATCAACGAAAGCTTCACCCTCGACGCCACCCTGGTGCCCGACTTCGGCCAGGTTATCAGCGACAACCAGGTGCTCAACCTCTCGCCCTTCGAAGTGCAGTTCCAGGAAAACCGGCAGTTTTTCACTGAAGGCACCGAGCTGTTCAACAAGGGCAACATCTTCTACTCGCGGCGGGTGGGTGCCACGCCCATCGGCTTCTACGGCGTGCAGGGCCAGCTGAATCCGGGCGAGGAAGTAGTGAAGAATCCGTCGGTAACGCGGCTGATCAACGCCACCAAAATATCGGGGCGTACCAGCAAGGGCCTGGGCGTGGGCATATTCAACGCTATCAGCAACAACGAGTACGCCACCGTGCGCCACGAAGGCACCCGTGAGGAACGGGACATTCTGACCCAGCCCCTGACCAACTACAACATCGTGGTGCTGGACCAGTCGCTCAAGAACAACTCTTTCGCCTCCCTCATCAACACCAACGTGACGCGCCAGGGCACCACCTACGACGCCAACGTGACCGGCGGGCTATTGCGCCTGGCCAACAAGAAAAACACCCACGCCCTGGATGTGCGCGGCTTTTATTCGCGCCGGCGCGGGCAGCTCTTCAACTCCGAAAGGCGGGTGGATGACCAGGACGGCTACAAATACTACGTGAACTACGGCAAGATTTCCGGCAAATTCACCTGGAACGTGGACCACGGCATCGAGTCGCACACCTACAACCCCAACGACCTGGGCCTGCTGTTCGCCAACAACTCCATCGAGCAGTCCGTCAACTTCGGCTACAACATCTACTCGCCTTTCTGGAAGGTGAACCGCCTGAACACGTACTGGGGCGCCAGCTACCAGCTCCTGGAAAAGCCCACCCGCTACCAGGAGGCCTTTCTGTACTGGGGCGGCAGCACCACCTTCACCAAAAATTTTCTTTCCACGTGGATCAACTTCGACCTCGCGCCCACCACGCGCGACTTTTTCGACCCGCGCGTAGAGCCGATTGGGCGCTACTTCGTGCGGCAGCCGGGCAACTTCGGCATAAACGGCGGCATGTCGTCGGACTACCGCAAGAAGCTGGCCTACGACGTGTACTACGGAACCCGCTTCTTCGGCCCCGATAGCCGGGTGGTGGGCGGCGACGTCCGCCGGGGCCGGCGCAACCTGGCGCTGACCGTGGCTCCTCGCTACCGGGTCAACAACCACCTCAATTTCCGCTATGAAGCCAGCTACCAGCTTAATCTGAACCAGATTGGCTACGCTGGCGGCCTCGACTCGATGAGCTACCCGCTGGACCGGCCGTTTATGAAGAACTTCAACGGCGACGTGTTGCTGGGGCGGCGGCGCGTGTCCACCGTCACCAACACGCTGAACGCGGGCTACACCTTCACCAACAACCTGTCGTTTACCATCCGGGCCCGCCACTACATGAGCCACGTGCGCTACCGCGACTTCAGCCGCCTGCGCCCCAACGGCGAGGAAGAAGCCACCGATTACCAGCGCAACCGCAACACCACCTTCAACGCCTTCAACGTGGACGCCTTCCTGACCTGGTGGTTTGCGCCCGGCTCCCAGGTATCGGTGGTGTGGAAGAACTCGACGGCCTCGTTTCTGCAAGCCGAAGAAGCCCTGCCGCAGTATTTCAGCAATTTCAACAACACCATCAACACCCCGCACAACAACTCCGTGTCGGTGCGGGTGCTTTATTTCCTCGACTACCTCATGCTCAAGCCTAAGCGGAAGTTGTGATGTAGTGTGAAGTTAGTAGTTCGCGTATCGGCCGAGTTGTCAGAACGGGTATCGTTGGGATGGCCCGCCAATACGCGAACTACACAACTCCTACTACACCTGCCCACATCCGAAAGCGCCCCGCCGGAACCATCCGGCGGGGCGCCTTCA
This region of Hymenobacter sp. YIM 151500-1 genomic DNA includes:
- a CDS encoding transglutaminase-like domain-containing protein codes for the protein MTNKEIKALISLLDDPEVAPQIQERIQTLGESIIPFLEESWEETLDPQQQQRLEDLIHHLQFEGLQQRLRVWRDSGGENLLEGMWLLNSYQYPDADLQSLNRAIEQLRFEAWTLLQPAMHPADQVQALNHVLFRTHKFAANTQNFHSPANSMLHRVLETRRGNPLTLCVIYLLVAQRLGLPVFGVNLPNLFVLTYRSENRQVEPFYINCYNRGLILSRTDIEHYIAQLNLTPNDMFYEPCSHIDIVRRALRNLQLSFEKLQEPAKAAEVAILLNILTDEAGPTTDGPDEQ
- a CDS encoding redoxin domain-containing protein, giving the protein MSRRKITLIAAAALLLCTVAAGAVRAQGSRSVPDFSLKNDTNAEVALRSYAGSKAVVVVFVNPTCAFSKLYQNRLTSLATTYGAQGVQFLFVNAPINLEDSADAGEAEKLKIKTTGGADLPLLTDEGQKVSTLLGATKTPEVVVLQPVGSGFAVRYKGAIDDNAQVEGYVKERYVQQALDNLLAGRPVGVPDKRAAGCLIKR
- a CDS encoding 4'-phosphopantetheinyl transferase family protein, producing MPLHSLSPASATAVLGLWQLTESAEELWQWLPESSWPHYLARWPAGRDADRGRQWLAGRVLARQLLRELNDTPALLHADAHGRPFFAEVPGYGVSLSHSGEWVAGLVCTRGGVGIDIELVRPKAKQLAPRFLSEAERADAGDDLVKHSLYWSAKETLYKLHSRRGLVFKEQLLLNPFRLREAGVLTGHLLLENSRSQHPVHYLQPSPGYVLTYALAEASCA
- a CDS encoding WD40 repeat domain-containing protein codes for the protein MPFLHRPQVHKLAALTGHRDCVYALAGMPGAGAFYSAGADGLVAAWSTNEPERDGELVAKVDNSVYALLHLPAAGLLVLGHNFQGVQAIDLEARKLAYATALPPVPIFDLVADIARQRLYAALGDGTLAVLRLADFQVETLLRLSDKSLRCLALHETRGELAVGGSDWRVRILDADTLTVKHVVEGATNSVFTAAYSPDGHYLLTAGRDAHLRAWDVEAGYQEHRTLVAHMFTINHLAFSPDGSLLATCSMDKSIKLWDAATLDLLRVVDRARHAGHGTSVNKLFWPAQQNRLVSCSDDRTLAVWQLSAE
- a CDS encoding DivIVA domain-containing protein, with the translated sequence MKITALDIRQKTFEKAFRGLDKDEVQAFLLTLSQQWERMGDENRELRLKLDHATQEVSKMREVETSLYRTLKTAEDTGNSITEQAQRDAQLRIREAQLQAEQLLADARQKARSVVEEAYQQAERTVADMQKEVNGLGQECQRLENVLDGLVRDLHHLAADALEKVEKARARPKASTAAILSRAASVKVNRTDARDDSPKTAASMHVHTPASASAAAVASAPVASPSSFAPREAAPERTAAASLAPQPTGYNPKPGQQPDPGAPARTTGPEIERPGGPAENPGISPAPHVDPVAPTHVPDPTGPRIEPTAPDIQPIGPGHPEITQPSPATHPGLSAASLGEKSFFDEI
- the folB gene encoding dihydroneopterin aldolase, yielding MGQIALEGMEFFAFHGYYDEEQKIGNKYGVDLYIDTDLHAAAASDQLRETVNYEVLYRVVAEEMRAPARLLEHLGHRVMDRVLEEFPYIQGVQVIVSKFNPPLGGICQRARVTLARRR
- a CDS encoding BlaI/MecI/CopY family transcriptional regulator gives rise to the protein MSKPSIPKPTDSELEILQVLWQHGPSTVRFVNDELSRRRDVGYTTTLKLLQLMLEKGLVLRAEDSKTHVYRAAVREEETQGLLLDRFVESTFGGSAMKLVMQALGNRRTSREELAQIRRLLNDIEIKNDSTPPSTPDAP
- a CDS encoding M56 family metallopeptidase, whose protein sequence is MNWLEHVLPPALVRALGWTLVHSLWQGAVVALALAGLLLVLRRHRATVRYTASAVALVLLLGLAAATFARYYLAHPTPDTSDQAMAGFLVGDEAAVRADGIVPVAMTEAAVAELNAEAVLTVDPEPTGLRSWLAYFDNNLPVLVAAWLLGLLAMTLRLLGGLAYVQRLRRYRVQPLAAEWQERLAVLADRAGLKQPVELLESALVRVPVVVGYLRPVVLLPLGTVSGLSTAYLEAILAHELAHVQRRDYVLNLVQSVAETLFFYHPAVWFITACLRTERENCCDDIATSLVGGNPLTVARALAALAELSAAPETPTQLALSALGPDGSVLGRIRRLVQGRTAPTFSEGVLAACVVLGGLVLLTSAVALADPRPASPEASTDEGTLARLPFLETQSAADTTKRNTTAAPAAPAPLMPKTPAVVESDAAVRVQTDDDGPRRNKRNASAQQPMIIVNPGTHRGGAGTVVIEKDKKGRVTNLTVNGQPVEAASSRKKGKGGSRVEVVQVPDYRGGWANDFSSFDFHFNPDVAQEFNFRGSGIDKAEVARMREQVRKSMADARLRMKENALRFRKGNGQTWSLSSLETDVQRKALVEAERALQNTLKDENLSEEAREQIQEQLEELREERSELRERFREDLEEQVREAEEELHDQQTRRHDEEMQEHARQMQRHAEDMRRLENEGHHEDDDATAVLTRQLRQDGLITDEENFQFSLSPVQMTVNGKKQPTATRDKYLRLWESKSGSKLTKGSININRQSSGRRTGSMPAPLRPLRPARPARPARPSIVPAPPASPAPPAPVAPPAPPAPPRMDTDEIREQLRKDGLVGASDKSFQFQLNDDGLVVNGQKQPAALADKYRRLLDAPDAKGSRRSRNIQISVSE